The nucleotide window GGCAATCACCACCCACACCGATACCTCCAGAGCCCCATCCACGAGGGGCGCAAAGGCCAGGGAATGGGTGGCAGTACCCACAATAAACGCCCAGAGAGACGGCACGGTGAGCACATCGCGGACTTGCCCCCAACTCAGCCCCGGCTGGGCCGATCGCCCAAAATAGCTGGCGAGGAAAACACCGATGCCGTAGGTACCCACCACATTTTGGGTCACGCTATAGAACACAATCCAGCTAAGATAACTATCGCTCACCAAGATAGGGGCGATCGCTAAGCCCACAAAGCCTGTATTGGCAATCATCGACGACAGGACAAAACTACCGCGCCGGGCTGGATCGCTCCAGTAGTCTATGGGCGGAATCGGAGGTGGTGATAAAACCGGTTCCCTAGGCGCTGTATCGGCGGCATCTAGAGAGAGCAGATTGTCTGTAGTATCAGACGATTGATCGACTTGGCTAGGGTCGGGACTGGGATCAGGGAGGGGCGATCGCTTCTCCTGTTCTGCCCGCCAGGTTATCCAAGATAAGGTGATCCAGGCTAGCCCTAAACTGCCCACTAGGGTCAGCGCCGTAATCAGCGGCACGAGGCCCACGCTATCGGAGAAATCGGTGCTGTGGGCGAGGGCAAAGACTTCTAGGGGAATGCCCACCCAGTAAAGCCCTCGGCCAATCAATCGGGGCCAGGCTTCGGGTAAAAATCTCGCTAGGAGCACCCCCAGTCCTGGCCAGAATATGAGAGGTAGATAAGCATGAAGGAGAGTGTCGGTCATGGCTTAAGCTCCTCCAGTCTAGATAAGCGATCGATCACTCAACTATTTCTCCAGTCGCACCACGTACCATTGCAGGAAGCGATCGGGGCCAAGGTCGAATTCGCAGTAGGTGTCGCGCAGATGCAGAGCTTGGGCTTCTAGGGAGTCTAGCCGCTGGAGATCCCGAGGCAGAGGGTCGGCATAGGTAGACAACACCTGCGTCAATTTGGCCAGCAGTTCCTCTGCGGTCAACAATTGCTCCGGTTGATTCGCTTCCAAGAGGACGTAGGCATCTTCTTGGTACATCATGGGGTCAGGCATGGTTCTCTCCTTGCAACGAATGCATCCCTGTTTTGCACATTGCCCCACCCTTCGGGAAGCGCAAGCTCTACATCCCCCAGCCCCTTCGCCCCTTTTTGGGAGAAAGGGAGCCGGATTCAACGTCCCTCGCCCGCTCTGAGAGAGAGATTTAGGGTGAGGGCAGTGGGATGCATCCCTGGCGATCGCCCCGACTCCCCTCGTGATCAAAAGGAATCGGGGTTCAAGCTATCGGCTAGATTCAACGTCCCTCGCCCGCTCTGGGAGAGGGATTTAGGGTGAGGGCATCCTAATCTTCCGCAAACACGTAGCGATAGAGTTCGCTGGGGTCGGGTTCAGGACTGTCTTGGGCGAATTGTACCGCCTCATCAATCTCCGCCTGAATGCGCTTTTCGATCGCTTTCAGTTCCGCCTCAGTTGCCAACTTTTGATCCACCAGGTAGGTGCCTAGACGCTTGATCGGATCGCGGGAGAACCAGGCGTCTTTTTCCTGCTTACTGCGCAATTCATCCGGATCCGCCAAGGAGTGACCGCGGAAGCGGTAGGTGAGCGCTTCAATCAACGTGGGCCCTTCCCCAGCTCGCGCCCGTTCAACGGCTTCTTGGGCCACAGCTCGCACCGCTAGCACATCCATGCCGTCTACCTCAACGCCCACCATATTGAAGACGCTGGCTTTTTTGTAGATTTCTGGCTGAGAGGTGGCGCGATCGTGGGCCATGCCG belongs to Candidatus Obscuribacterales bacterium and includes:
- a CDS encoding AEC family transporter; this translates as MTDTLLHAYLPLIFWPGLGVLLARFLPEAWPRLIGRGLYWVGIPLEVFALAHSTDFSDSVGLVPLITALTLVGSLGLAWITLSWITWRAEQEKRSPLPDPSPDPSQVDQSSDTTDNLLSLDAADTAPREPVLSPPPIPPIDYWSDPARRGSFVLSSMIANTGFVGLAIAPILVSDSYLSWIVFYSVTQNVVGTYGIGVFLASYFGRSAQPGLSWGQVRDVLTVPSLWAFIVGTATHSLAFAPLVDGALEVSVWVVIAVALSLMGIRLSQLKGWSSLKWAIAPTLLKVLVIPALVGLITTLIGLPSEACLAVVLMAGMPSAFAGLILAEEYELDRELIASSIVLTSGLLLLTIPLWLLLFKV
- a CDS encoding chlororespiratory reduction protein 7 — its product is MPDPMMYQEDAYVLLEANQPEQLLTAEELLAKLTQVLSTYADPLPRDLQRLDSLEAQALHLRDTYCEFDLGPDRFLQWYVVRLEK
- a CDS encoding thiamine pyrophosphate-dependent enzyme; this encodes GKATGCSKGRGGSMHLFSAEHNLLGGYAFVAEGIPVATGAAFQAKYRREALGDANANQVSTCFFGDGASNNGQFFECLNMAALWKLPIIYVVENNKWAIGMAHDRATSQPEIYKKASVFNMVGVEVDGMDVLAVRAVAQEAVERARAGEGPTLIEALTYRFRGHSLADPDELRSKQEKDAWFSRDPIKRLGTYLVDQKLATEAELKAIEKRIQAEIDEAVQFAQDSPEPDPSELYRYVFAED